One stretch of Rana temporaria chromosome 10, aRanTem1.1, whole genome shotgun sequence DNA includes these proteins:
- the PIGH gene encoding phosphatidylinositol N-acetylglucosaminyltransferase subunit H codes for MEGSVFSDTLGQEIRLERRSYSDTCREFTLHRPKLSLRSLTGWTCSVWVIAYLLFLLSEVTAVLSAAILVSLLGLLVHLHVFRVEEESLLVLGSLGLQRTSLFGSGRETSNFLEMWRIRDLLLTETVSGCAVHYALCVLTRDGQLIPVFRGPQPRLDCLREIYRSVQEVLSRERHCVSPR; via the coding sequence ATGGAGGGGTCGGTGTTCTCGGACACTCTCGGTCAGGAGATCCGGTTGGAGCGACGCTCATACAGCGATACGTGCCGGGAATTCACCCTCCACCGGCCGAAGTTGTCTCTCCGCTCTCTGACTGGCTGGACGTGCTCGGTGTGGGTGATCGCCTATCTCCTCTTCCTGCTCTCGGAGGTCACCGCCGTCCTgtccgccgccatcttggtcTCCCTGCTCGGACTTCTCGTCCATCTTCACGTGTTCCGGGTGGAGGAGGAGAGTCTTCTGGTTCTGGGCTCTCTGGGTCTGCAGAGAACTTCTTTGTTCGGATCGGGGAGAGAAACTTCCAACTTCCTGGAGATGTGGAGGATCCGGGACCTCCTCCTGACCGAGACCGTGTCCGGCTGTGCCGTCCACTACGCTCTGTGTGTTCTGACCCGAGACGGGCAACTCATCCCTGTGTTCCGGGGGCCACAACCCCGCCTGGACTGTCTGCGGGAGATCTACCGGAGCGTGCAGGAGGTGCTGAGCCGGGAGCGGCATTGCGTGTCTCCGCGGTAA
- the SDHB gene encoding succinate dehydrogenase [ubiquinone] iron-sulfur subunit, mitochondrial, producing MAAVLFSLRWSGSVLRTAGTVQVTRCAQTAAAPAAAASARIKKFAIYRWDPDKTGDKPRMQTYEVDLNKCGPMVLDALIKIKNEMDPTLTFRRSCREGICGSCAMNINGGNTLACTVKIDTNLSKVSKIYPLPHMYVVKDLVPDLSNFYAQYKAIEPYLKKKDESQQGKEQYYQSMEDRDKLDGLYECILCACCSTSCPSYWWNADKYLGPAVLMQAYRWMIDSRDDFTEERLAQLQDPFSLYRCHTIMNCTRTCPKGLNPGKAIAEIKKMMATYKEKAAVA from the exons ATGGCGGCGGTCCTATTCTCCTTGAGATGGAGCGGCTCCGTGCTGAGGACAGCGGGCACCGTACAG GTGACCCGATGTGCTCAGACAGCCGCAGCGCCCGCAGCAGCCGCATCGGCCCGCATCAAGAAATTTGCAATCTACAGATGGGATCCCGACAAGACTGGAGACAAACCGCGCATGCAGACCTACGAGGTGGACCTGAATAA GTGTGGCCCCATGGTCCTGGATGCCCTTATCAAGATAAAGAATGAGATGGACCCCACGTTGACCTTCCGCCGGTCATGCAGAGAAG GTATCTGCGGCTCCTGCGCCATGAATATTAATGGCGGCAACACTCTGGCCTGTACTGTAAAGATCGACACTAACCTGAGCAAAGTCTCCAAAAtctaccccctcccccacatgtacgTGGTGAAGGACCTGGTGCCT GATCTCAGCAACTTCTACGCTCAGTATAAAGCCATCGAGCCGTACCTGAAGAAGAAGGATGAGAGCCAGCAGGGGAAGGAGCAATACTACCAGTCCATGGAGGACCGCGACAAACTG GACGGACTGTATGAGTGCATCCTGTGTGCCTGCTGCAGCACCAGCTGTCCCAGCTACTGGTGGAACGCGGACAAGTACCTCGGGCCGGCTGTTCTCATGCAG GCTTACCGCTGGATGATCGATTCCAGAGACGACTTCACAGAAGAACGCTTGGCACAACTGCAGGATCCCTTCTCACTGTACCGCTGCCACACCATCATGAACTGCACCAGGACGTGTCCCAAG GGTCTCAACCCCGGCAAAGCGATCGCAGAAATCAAGAAGATGATGGCGACCTATAAGGAGAAAGCCGCCGTggcataa